Proteins encoded in a region of the Planococcus citri chromosome 1, ihPlaCitr1.1, whole genome shotgun sequence genome:
- the Elp3 gene encoding elongator complex protein 3 produces the protein MPEIVYEEDESLNEKQTHQQNTVAAIAEIIQELLKAHKLQKDVNLNALKTRISGKYGLKTTPRLVDIIAAIPRDAQKDLRPKLLAKPIRTASGIAVVAVMCKPHRCPHINMTGNICVYCPGGPDSDFEYSTQSYTGYEPTSMRAIRARYDPYEQTRSRVEQLKQLGHSVDKVEFIIMGGTFMSLPDDYRDYFIRNLHDALSGYRSHGVDDAVKFSERSKTKCIGITIETRPDYCLKRHLSDMLRYGCTRLEIGVQSVYEDVARDTNRGHTVRAVTECFSMSKDAGYKVVVHMMPDLPNVGYERDIAQFKEFFENPAFRADGLKIYPTLVIRGTGLYELWKTGRYKSYPPGVLVDLVARILALVPPWTRVYRVQRDIPMPLVTSGVEHGNLRELALARMKDLGLHCRDIRTREVGIQEIHNKVRPYDVELIRRDYEANGGWETFLAYEDPEQDILIGLLRLRKCAGDTFRPELKGASIVRELHVYGSAVPVSSRDPKKFQHHGFGTLLMEEAERITVEEHGNLKLAVISGVGTRDYYRKLGYELEGPYMVKHLSKKDHNEELEIISQMAHESQQVTSENNDFFDVYQTDDSVVYEDCIEDLISNTEFVSFEDKN, from the exons atgccGGAAATAGTGTACGAAGAAG ATGAAAGTCTCAACGAGAAACAAACCCATCAACAAAACACGGTAGCAGCTATCGCCGAAATCATTCAAGAACTGCTGAAAGCTCACAAGCTGCAGAAAGACGTCAACTTGAACGCTTTGAAAACCCGAATCAGTGGAAAGTATGGTCTGAAAACTACTCCAAGACTTGTGGATATTATCGCAGCTATACCTCGCGATGCCCAGAAAGACTTGAGACCGAAATTACTAGCTAAACCGATTCGAACTGCGAGTGGT ATTGCTGTTGTAGCTGTGATGTGTAAACCGCACAGATGTCCTCATATCAATATGACCG GTAATATCTGCGTGTATTGTCCCGGTGGTCCTGATTCTGATTTCGAGTATTCAACTCAGTCGTACACCGGTTACGAACCGACTTCGATGAGAGCAATTCGAGCTCGTTACGATCCTTACGAACAGACTAGAAGTCGAGTGGAACAA CTGAAGCAACTCGGTCACAGCGTCGATAAAGTAGAATTTATCATCATGGGAGGTACGTTCATGAGCTTACCGGACGATTACCGAGATTACTTTATTCGTAATCTTCACGATGCGTTATCCGGATACCGAAGTCATGGAGTCGATGACGCTGTCAA ATTCTCGGAACGTAGTAAAACTAAATGTATCGGAATTACGATAGAAACGCGACCGGATTACTGCCTCAAACGACACCTTTCGGATATGCTTCGATACGGTTGTACTCGTTTAGAAATTGGAGTCCAGTCTGTGTACGAGGATGTGGCCAGAGATACAAACAGAGGCCATACGGTTCGAGCTGTTACCGAGTGTTTTAGCATGTCGAAAGACGCCGGATACAAAGTAGTCGTTCATATGATGCCGGATTTACCGAATGTCGGATACGAACGAGATATCGCTCAGTTTAAG GAATTTTTCGAGAATCCAGCCTTTAGAGCTGATGGATTAAAGATATATCCTACGTTGGTGATCAGAGGTACCGGATTGTATGAGTTGTGGAAAACTGGACGATACAAGAGTTACCCTCCGGGCGTACTTGTCGACTTGGTTGCCCGTATTTTAGCTTTGGTGCCTCCTTGGACTCGTGTTTATCGTGTACAAAGAGATATTCCTATGCCGCTAGTCAC ATCCGGAGTCGAACACGGTAATTTGAGAGAGTTAGCCTTGGCCAGAATGAAAGATTTGGGCCTTCATTGTCGCGATATCAGAACCAGAGAAGTCGGTATTCAAGAAATTCACAACAAAGTCAGACCTTACGAC GTCGAACTTATCAGAAGAGATTACGAAGCCAACGGTGGCTGGGAAACGTTTTTAGCCTACGAAGATCCCGAACAAGATATCCTCATCGGTCTGCTACGATTGAGGAAATGTGCCGGAGACACGTTCAG ACCGGAACTAAAAGGCGCCTCGATCGTTAGAGAACTGCACGTGTACGGTTCTGCGGTGCCGGTCAGTTCCAGAGACCCGAAAAAATTCCAGCATCACGGTTTCGGTACTTTACTGATGGAGGAAGCCGAAAGAATCACCGTCGAAGAACACGGTAACCTGAAACTAGCTGTGATATCTG GTGTCGGTACCCGCGACTATTACCGAAAACTGGGATACGAATTAGAAGGTCCTTATATGGTGAAACATTTATCCAAAAAAGACCATAACGAAGAGCTAGAAATCATCAGTCAAATGGCACACGAAAGTCAACAAGTTACCAGTGAGAATAATGATTTCTTCGACGTTTATCAGACTGACGACAGCGTTGTGTACGAGGATTGCATCGAAGATCTCATCAGCAATACTGAATTCGTCAGTTTCGAAGATAAAAACTAA
- the LOC135833164 gene encoding uncharacterized protein LOC135833164, whose amino-acid sequence MLYHRLVSCSSLLAKRFSIVPSRLNSTDWSEKYNEKMEILKSVHNDLIKGFPAEAIQILKILAEYQLNWEKTLVELGVAKHEMAKMKKDSIELEKNRKSLAECQVNWENTLAELGAAKHKMAEMEKDLIEHEKNKRDINRRDAAMKALVKCELWDDYRTNSPKWKQCIQKCKRRN is encoded by the exons atgctTTACCATCG CTTGGTTTCGTGTAGCAGTCTTCTGGCAAAGAGATTTTCAATTGTCCCATCGAGATTAAACAGCACCGATTGGAGCGAG AAATACaacgaaaaaatggaaattctaaaatcagTGCATAATGACCTGATTAAAGGGTTCCCTGCAGAAGcaattcagattttaaaaattttagccgAATATCAACTCAACTGGGAAAAAACACTTGTTGAGCTAGGTGTAGCGAAACATGAGATG GCGAAAATGAAGAAAGACTcgattgaacttgaaaaaaacagaaaaagtttAGCCGAATGTCAAGTGAACTGGGAAAACACACTTGCTGAGCTAGGTGCAGCGAAACATAAGATG gCGGAGATGGAGAAAGACCTGATTGAacacgaaaaaaacaaaagggATATAAATCGAAGAGATGCTGCCATGAAAGCGTTGGTCAAATGCGAATTGTGGGACGACTACCGAACGAATTCTCCGAAATGGAAACAATGTATCCAAAAGTGTAAGAGACGAAATTGA
- the LOC135833094 gene encoding small ribosomal subunit protein uS14, protein MGFQNIWYSHPRKYGQGSRSCRACANKHGIIRKYGLNLCRQCFREYASDIGFKKLD, encoded by the exons ATGGGTTTCCAGAATATTTGGTATTCGCATCCACGAAAATACGGCCAAGGATCTCGATCTTG TCGAGCTTGCGCCAACAAACACGGTATTATCAGAAAGTATGGATTGAACCTCTGCCGACAATGTTTCAGAGAGTATGCCAGCGATATCGGCTTCAAGAAG CTTGACTAA